The genomic stretch GTATAATTATAACGTATCACACTGCATATTTCATTTTACCTTTGTATTGGGCCTTGTTGGAAGGGAAGTTGGAGGCGGGAGGAGACACGTGTGAAGCTCAACCATGTAAATGTTTTCGTGAGGAGCACGGGAGAAAAGACGGGAGTGGATCTTTttcaatgaataaaaaattggaTGATATATAGTATTTAATCTAATCATTCaccacattttcttttttatttatttctggttCTACTATTAAAATCAAAGGTAAAAAATTGCACTGTATTTTGTCAAATgttgaaaaaattgaaaaagatccATTTTCGAGACACCAGACGACTATCCGATCCAAGACGACATCTATAGCCTATAGGTATCATTTGAAGCAGACACTCAGACAGCAGACACGACTGACTGACCGACTTACTTAACAGCCAAAACAGTTTCCCTAAGACTACGAGTCCCTTGTTCCAAGTTGAcacacaccaaacatagaacAACATagatagaagaaagaagagtaACGATAATCGGCCAATGAAGAAACGAAAAACAAAGCAAAACAGAACACGAACCTGCCTTGCTGAATTTCCTTTTACAAAGAACGTGCAATTGTGATCTTTTGATATTTGAACTAGGTTTCCATGTGCAAGTCCAAGAAGAGCACCAACGCCGTACAACCAATGAACAGATTCAGAAACAAAAGCAGAACCCAACCTCAACGATCAACCTCCACTTCTTCTCCATCAGCACCACCACCCCTAAACACTAACTACCCTTCATCCTCCTCCGAAGTCGCCATCACCGAATCAACAAGTTACGTTTTCAACCACAGAGATAACAACGATTGGTCCAAATCTTATTCCATTTCAAGCAGCATCGCCTCCCTCTCCAGCCTCAAAAACACTCTCCCTGAGAACCCTCACATCTACGATATCTCCGAGATCGCTGCCGCAACCGCCAATTTCACCTCCGAATCCCACCGCCGCCTTTCCAATTCTTCGTGGCGATGCTCCCTTCGGGACAGagatgttgttgtttttcagcgCAAGTTTCGAAGCCTCATGGACATCCCGGAGCTCCGCCACCGTCTCGCGTTGATCTGCCGGAGCCACCACAGTAGTCTTGTCAAGCTCCTTGGTGCTTCCGTCTCCGGCAATTACATCTATCTGGTGTATGAATTTGTTCCCGGAGCCAGCCTCGCCGATTGCCTACGCAGCCGCCGGAACCCTAGCTTCACGAACTTGCCGACGTGGATTTCGAGGATGCAGATCGCATCCGATATCGCGCACGGACTTGATTATGTTCACAATTTCTCCGGCTCCGATTCCGGTGCCTGTGCTGGATCAGGATTCGTACATAACCACATCAAGAGCTCCAGCATCGTGGTGGCGGAGGCGGAGGACGGTGTCCTCCGAGGCAAGATCTGCCACTTCGGGACCTCTGATCTCTGCGGCGAGGCCGTTGATGGCGGCTCTGACGGCTCCATCGAGAAATTGAGGAGGTCCCGCAGCCGAACGGTGAAGTTTGAGGGGACGAGGGGGTACATGGCACCGGAATTTCAGATCACCGGCGTTGCGACGCAGAAGACTGACGTGTACGCGTTCGGAGTGGTGGTTCTGGAGCTGCTGAGCGGCGATGAGGCGTTGAGATTCGAATTCGACGGCGATGACGGCGAGTCTTATCGGAGGGTGAGTGTGGTGGATTCGGCGAGGGTGACGGCGAAGGAGCACGGCGGGGCGAGGAAGTGGGTAGATAAGAGGCTTAGAGATTCGTTTCCTGTTGACGTGGCAGAGAAGATGATTCGGGTCGGGCTAGAATGTGTTGGAGAGGATCCGAATGAAAGACCCGATATGGGTCGGGTCGCAGTTGAAGTTTCCAAGTTGTATTTAGAATCACAGAAGTGGGTTGAGAAAATGGGAACCGATATTGACTTTACGGTTTCATTGGCGCCTCGGTGATTTTTtcgttttaatttatttttcttttgaaaaaattgattaatctccatttttttattattatatttgagttttagatttgttttttttttttcaaactaatTATGACATGGATAGAAGTGCTGAATAGGTAGATGTACAGTTGTATATATTGTTTTTAACATAATGGTGACATAAAGGAGCAAGACTTTGTATAGTATATTATACCttattatttatacatatagCCTATAGATTTTGGTTCATGATATTAAAGTAAATGCTAGATTACACTAGTTATGGTGTGATTGAGATGTATGAATTCGTTTGAGCATgtgattaaaataaaatttacacattattttcatgtgaagttaataattaaaaataattaaataatttaatgtgtttgactaaattattatttaaaaaattttaattatcaaattatttaactatttttaactattaattttacataaaaataattgtatataaatttttaccaaaaaaatCAGATTAGACTAAAGTTTTTCTTTAATACATAAAcgttaattaaaaaatattggcCATCTTATATTCTTACctattaataataaaatcatgACATATTATCTAAAGAGCTAACCAACCAGGTTTTGCCTTTGAATGGAATGATTCTTCATTCCATGCTACGTTCAAATGTAATTAAAAAGGAGTGCCGTTTGGGACACTAAATAGCGTTAACAAAGCTTGCCCTAGAGAAGACCATAACGATGTGGGGAATGGATGATGATGTATTGGATTACAACAATATTAAGGAGTTGGCCaatataattagttaattactcTCTGAGGcggatatttttttaaacaaataaaataaatattttatttaacaatatatataatttataatatttttataaaaatctatTGTATCttttatctcgtttatactATAAACGAGGTAAGACACAAAAATATTAgacatatttattttatttac from Arachis stenosperma cultivar V10309 chromosome 9, arast.V10309.gnm1.PFL2, whole genome shotgun sequence encodes the following:
- the LOC130951913 gene encoding lysM domain receptor-like kinase 3; this translates as MCKSKKSTNAVQPMNRFRNKSRTQPQRSTSTSSPSAPPPLNTNYPSSSSEVAITESTSYVFNHRDNNDWSKSYSISSSIASLSSLKNTLPENPHIYDISEIAAATANFTSESHRRLSNSSWRCSLRDRDVVVFQRKFRSLMDIPELRHRLALICRSHHSSLVKLLGASVSGNYIYLVYEFVPGASLADCLRSRRNPSFTNLPTWISRMQIASDIAHGLDYVHNFSGSDSGACAGSGFVHNHIKSSSIVVAEAEDGVLRGKICHFGTSDLCGEAVDGGSDGSIEKLRRSRSRTVKFEGTRGYMAPEFQITGVATQKTDVYAFGVVVLELLSGDEALRFEFDGDDGESYRRVSVVDSARVTAKEHGGARKWVDKRLRDSFPVDVAEKMIRVGLECVGEDPNERPDMGRVAVEVSKLYLESQKWVEKMGTDIDFTVSLAPR